The genomic window gtATATGAGATATGACTTTGGCCGCTGAGCCGGTCCCCCACTGACCCCTTCCCGGGCGtcccctgctgtgcccaaaTGTGACAACGAGACACCAGCCCCTCGCCCTGTCCCACCGCTGTCCTCACAGGGTGCTGGGGGGCGAGACACCACTTGGAGAGACAtctttattattgttatttttagaaTAGTATAGATTAGAACATTACATCAGGTACATTTAATTCTATTTAGCGTTCTTTATTATACAAGATAGAATTTTATATAGttctgtgtgtggctcagcttcacgaacgaagatttgggcagggctgtccccacgtgcccttccagcctgcgcagtggattttaggtgaggctcagcgtgcgcagaactggccccaccgtttcagtcctgaggttcatctgccacggccgagcgagcttggacggtgccagtgaagtcctcaggactagaacctccagcccccggcatttcccaggaggtctcccatccaagtactaatccggggctgaccctgctgagcttccgagatctgacgggatcggatgtcagggaggcatttaactgccatagttctattattttatcatttaatTAGTATATTGTTACATTCTTATTTAGTATCATTTACAGTTGTTATTattggtttagggctggtttggagatggtttAGGTCTGTTTTTATGGGTGTTTTAAGAACTggttttagggctggtttaTCCATTGTGATTCTTGTTCTCATGATGGGGTGAAATTTAAAGCTGTTCTTTGCCTTTCCTCATAGTCTCTGATATGGCTGACAGTAACAAGGCTGTAGTCTCtcactgctttgctctgcttgATTGGAGGTGCAAGAGTTGAGATCTGAGCACGCAACCTGACACAAGTGTTGTATGGGAAGTTTAAAGCCATCTCCTCTACCTTCctgtgcaggtcctgcaggaaAAGGACCGTCAGAAGAACGCACTGTTTGAGAGGCTGCTCCAAACCCAGCAGCAGCTTgagcagctgaggcaggagaTGAAAGAGGAACGAGAGAGTGGCCAGGTAAGCCTGAGTAGCCCCCAGacagaaggaaagcagcagcaagggcCTGCAAGGTAGATCTCGGTACTGAGGAGGGAAGGACTGTAGCAGGCCCTGAAAGCACAGAGCCCTTCAGGTCCAGAGATGAGCACCAGGAAGGAAGGGTTAGGATGGAAGCAGCGCTGGGGAGAGACACAGAACCAAGTGTCTGAAAGAACAGGAATTGGAGATTGAGAGGAAAACCTGAGCGAGACGGCAGGTCCCTGTCACTTTGCATCCCTTTGTGTTTTTAGAACATCAAGGAAcagctggaagcagagctgcaggaagctCAGAGTAAGATCAAGGCAGTGGAGAAGAGGCACAaggaagaaatagaaagaatTCAAGAGTACAATCTTCTGCTTCAGCAGAGGGAGGCTCTGCAAAACCAGGTGAGGGAAACAGCGGTAGGCACTGCAGTCATGCAACAGTGGTCTctgtccttcagcagcagcatgaTGGGGGCACTCCCTCTGATGGCCATCCTCTTGTGCTCTCCATCACAGCTGGTCTGAAGGAGACTTACTGCTCCACTGAATCTCAGCTGCCACCCTGGACAGCAGGGCTGGTCCACTTGGCCAGCAGTCACCCCAGTGGATTTCTGCTGGCCTGTTCTGCTGTCCCACCACTGTCCTCACAGGGTGCTGGGGGCGAGACACCACTTGGAGAGACATcactattattgttatttttagaaTAGTATAGACTAGAACATTACATCAGGTAGATTTTATTCTATTTGGCATTCTTTATTATACAAGATAGAATTTGATATAGTTCTATTATTTTATCAATTAGTATATTGACACATTCATCTTAGTAATCATTTACAGTTCTTATTGGTTTAGGGCTGCTTTGGAGATGGTTTAGGTCTGTTTTTCTGGGTGTTTTAAGAGCTGCTTTTAGGGCTAGTTTAGAGCTGGTTTGGATTgctttagagctggtttagctTTTGGATTAGAGCTGGTTTAGGGCTGCTTTATGGCCTGGATTAGGACTGGTTTAGAGCTTATTTCCGTCTGGTTTAGGGTTGgttcagggctggtttggagatggtttCGAGCTGGTTTCGgtctctttttctggctgtttaaAGGCTGGATTTAGGGCTGCTTAAGATCTGGATTTAAGGCTGGTTTGGGGTCGGTTTTAGCATGGGTTTAGGGCTTGTTTGAAGCATGTTTGCAGCTGGGGTCGCTctcgccggggccggggccacTCTCGCCAGGGCCGCAGGAGGAGCCCAGGCGTGCGGAGGAGGGTTGCCCCTTTGCGCCATCCctcttgctgtgctgcagcctctgtCTCCGGCAGAATGAGGCCCAAGGGCAGGGAGCTTGGGTCCTCTGCCTTTGGAGGAGAGTGAAGAGCGCATTCCGTGCCTTCAGCCGTGCTCAGAGTGCTTAGAGGCAGCCACATGAATAAAGTAACTGCATAAAACTTGGAGTCGCTGTGGTTATTTAGCTGTGCGAGGGACACTGGGGGGT from Pithys albifrons albifrons isolate INPA30051 chromosome 20, PitAlb_v1, whole genome shotgun sequence includes these protein-coding regions:
- the LOC139681164 gene encoding putative uncharacterized protein DDB_G0274435 isoform X2, encoding MQEIGVPLPRLLEVYDQLFKARVLQEKDRQKNALFERLLQTQQQLEQLRQEMKEERESGQNIKEQLEAELQEAQSKIKAVEKRHKEEIERIQEYNLLLQQREALQNQMKMNAGPRQVSVKTVVV